One stretch of Aeromicrobium fastidiosum DNA includes these proteins:
- a CDS encoding class I SAM-dependent methyltransferase, producing MGPVRSELMWQAVADAVQIAGGGALLDVLDLGGGTGGDAVRLAQLGHRVTVVDPSPDALASLHRRGVEAGLDAPVTGVLGDSADLLDHVAPASFDLLVCHGVLEHVDDPGQALSAVATALRPGGHVSVVVAGRHAAVAARALAGDFVTAQTLLARTAAAWDIRSMGPRRFVRDEVDELLTARGFESIQSQGLRVFADLVPSAIVDTEPGAREALFDLERILRTSPDFTGLSAGLHTIARLDLTSASPDPGGNSATL from the coding sequence ATGGGTCCGGTGCGCTCCGAGCTGATGTGGCAGGCCGTCGCCGACGCGGTCCAGATCGCGGGCGGTGGAGCACTGCTCGACGTGCTTGACCTGGGTGGCGGAACCGGGGGAGATGCGGTGCGCCTCGCGCAGCTGGGTCACCGGGTCACGGTGGTCGACCCGAGTCCCGACGCCCTCGCGTCGTTGCACCGTCGCGGGGTCGAGGCCGGACTCGACGCACCTGTCACCGGGGTGCTGGGCGACTCGGCCGATCTGCTCGACCACGTCGCGCCCGCGTCCTTCGACCTGTTGGTCTGCCACGGGGTCCTCGAGCACGTCGACGACCCGGGGCAGGCGCTCTCGGCGGTCGCGACGGCGCTGCGCCCCGGCGGGCACGTCAGCGTCGTGGTCGCGGGTCGGCATGCTGCCGTCGCCGCACGGGCCCTGGCCGGAGACTTCGTCACGGCGCAGACCCTGCTGGCGCGCACGGCCGCCGCGTGGGACATCCGGTCGATGGGTCCGCGCCGGTTCGTCCGCGACGAGGTCGACGAGCTGCTGACGGCGCGCGGCTTCGAGTCGATCCAGAGCCAGGGGCTGCGGGTCTTCGCCGATCTGGTGCCCAGCGCGATCGTCGACACCGAGCCCGGTGCGCGCGAGGCCTTGTTCGACCTCGAGCGGATCCTGAGGACGTCGCCCGACTTCACAGGTCTTTCCGCTGGCTTGCACACGATAGCCCGCCTAGACTTGACATCAGCATCACCCGATCCAGGAGGCAACAGTGCCACTCTCTGA